Proteins from one Pithys albifrons albifrons isolate INPA30051 chromosome 2, PitAlb_v1, whole genome shotgun sequence genomic window:
- the THEMIS gene encoding protein THEMIS isoform X5, with protein MASTLEKFIHSLDPRALPRVLEIQSGFYFQGSIYEMFGNECCLSTGEVIKVIGFKINKLIASICENNEVSRFSAKVELPLNFPGLYKVVADKTPYVSIEEIARKVSIGPTRFGHPCFYSPEDIKLANFTVKHGEQITFNSVEEVNGTMAVNCVVVRNNQSHSFTLPFSQEGKFYECEDDQIYTLKEIAEWKIPKCRNRIVKLSSTLHMWDFCNPLPENFDGCLILMPIYEVQAVMKFRKDIVHILSDLDVEVKDITDCYDISSFLQPLSLEDVFERTSMEFPMVAEIMEGPSGSQKPYNLLSTGKEIVIYKKHQAARILASEIRSDSPKRHFLIPMSYKGKFKRRPREFPTAYDLEIARSEKEQLHVVATKAFASPHKELFSVSVGDQFLVQQCQTSEILYEGRKKVVDVLACEQILSDTYKKVLLPMYMEGGFVEVIHDKKQYHLSEICKEFPLPFNVKVSVRDLSIEEDVLAAVPGLQFEEEITDSYLVISSASSPVESWEIPIYRLNMLVHLLSKDVQRVVPPVTKTTVEEISKEQYYMVRRYENQTLHPPPRPPKKPTLATKPAFAVPKQAVSDVLQAPKD; from the exons GCTCCATCTATGAGATGTTTGGAAATGAATGCTGCCTGTCAACAGGAGAAGTCATTAAAGTTATTGGCTTCAAAATTAATAAGCTCATAGCAAGTATCTGTGAGAATAATGAAGTCAGCCGGTTTTCAGCCAAAGTGGAATTACCACTAAATTTTCCTG GTCTTTATAAGGTTGTGGCAGATAAAACTCCATATGTCAGCATTGAAGAAATTGCAAGAAAAGTCTCTATTGGGCCAACAAGGTTTGGTCATCCATGTTTCTACAGCCCCGAGGATATAAAATTGGCAAACTTCACTGTCAAACATGGTGAGCAGATCACCTTCAACTCAGTGGAAGAGGTCAATGGAACAATGGCTGTAAACTGTGTCGTGGTCAGAAATAACCAGTCTCATTCCTTTACTTTGCCGTTTTCACAAGAAGGAAAATTCTACGAGTGCGAAGACGACCAGATATACACTCTAAAAGAAATTGCAGAATGGAAAATCCCGAAGTGCAGAAACCGCATTGTCAAACTTTCCAGTACTTTACATATGTGGGATTTCTGTAATCCACTTCCTGAGAATTTTGATGGCTGCTTGATTCTCATGCCTATCTATGAAGTGCAGGCAGTAATGAAAT ttcgAAAGGACATAGTTCATATCCTCTCAGATCTGGATGTTGAGGTCAAGGATATAACAGACTGTTATGATATCAGCTCTTTCCTTCAGCCACTGTCTTTGGAAGATGTATTTGAGAGAACAAGCATGGAATTTCCTATGGTTGCTGAGATAATGGAAGGACCTTCAGGAAGCCAAAAACCTTATAACTTATTATCTACAGGGAAAGAGATTGTCATCTACAAAAAGCACCAGGCAGCAAGAATCCTAGCTTCTGAGATCAGAAGCGATTCCcccaaaagacattttttaatcCCTATGAGCTACAAAGGAAAGTTCAAGAGAAGACCTCGGGAGTTTCCAACTGCCTATGACTTAGAGATAGCAAGAAGTGAAAAGGAACAGCTTCATGTTGTAGCAACTAAAGCCTTTGCTTCCCCTCACAAAgagcttttttctgtttcagttggAGATCAGTTTCTAGTTCAGCAATGCCAGACTAGTGAAATTCTCTatgagggaagaaagaaagttGTAGATGTTCTAGCTTGTGAACAAATACTAAGTGATACCTATAAAAAAGTGCTCCTCCCTATGTACATGGAAGGCGGCTTTGTGGAAGTAATTCATGACAAGAAACAGTACCACCTTTCTGAGATTTGCAAAGAATTCCCTCTGCCTTTTAACGTCAAAGTGTCCGTGAGGGACCTCTCCATTGAGGAAGATGTCTTGGCTGCAGTGCCTGGTCTGCAGTTTGAGGAAGAAATCACAGACTCTTACTTGGTGATCAGTAGTGCCAGCAGTCCAGTGGAGAGCTGGGAGATCCCTATATATCGCTTAAACATGTTGGTGCACTTGCTCAGCAAAGATGTCCAGAGAGTTGTGCCACCTGTGACTAAGACAACAGTGGAAGAGATCAGCAAAGAGCAATACTATATGGTGCGAAGATATGAAAACCAAACCCTTCATCCTCCACCCAGGCCTCCCAAAAAGCCAACACTTGCAACCAAACCTGCTTTTGCAGTACCTAAGCAAGCTGTATCTGATGTACTACAGGCTCCAAAG